From a region of the Corallococcus coralloides DSM 2259 genome:
- a CDS encoding SDR family oxidoreductase — protein sequence MTHRLEGKVALVTGAGSGIGRATALALARAGARVVAAGRRVEPLEETVRMAAEAGGQVVARAADVTKEGDVEALVRFTLETFGRLDVGVNAAGGTFGGGPTHTLDTASFREWIDGYLVSAFLSTKHEVAAMLKSGGGSVINIGTFVGHTKAIPGTSGYAAAKTGLIGLTRTVAAEYAPQGIRANVLVSGGADTPMFQLWNGSEEQRAAAARLHALQRVANPEEIANAAVFLASGEASFVTGSVLTADGGVSLG from the coding sequence ATGACGCATCGATTGGAAGGGAAGGTCGCCCTGGTGACGGGGGCGGGTTCAGGGATTGGCCGTGCGACGGCGCTCGCGCTGGCCCGGGCGGGCGCGCGGGTGGTGGCGGCTGGCAGACGTGTGGAGCCGCTGGAGGAGACGGTGCGCATGGCGGCGGAGGCGGGAGGGCAGGTGGTGGCCCGCGCCGCGGACGTGACGAAGGAGGGCGACGTCGAGGCCCTGGTCCGCTTCACGCTGGAGACGTTCGGGAGGCTCGACGTGGGCGTCAACGCGGCCGGTGGGACGTTTGGCGGTGGGCCCACGCACACGCTGGACACGGCCTCGTTCCGGGAGTGGATCGACGGGTACCTGGTGAGTGCGTTCCTGTCGACGAAGCACGAGGTGGCCGCGATGCTGAAGTCGGGCGGAGGGAGCGTCATCAACATCGGGACGTTCGTGGGGCACACGAAGGCGATCCCCGGGACGTCCGGCTACGCCGCCGCGAAGACGGGCCTCATCGGGCTCACGCGCACCGTCGCGGCGGAGTACGCACCGCAGGGCATCCGCGCGAACGTGCTCGTCTCCGGCGGCGCGGACACGCCCATGTTCCAGCTCTGGAACGGCTCCGAGGAACAGCGCGCCGCCGCCGCCCGGCTGCATGCGCTCCAGCGCGTCGCGAACCCGGAGGAGATCGCCAACGCGGCCGTCTTCCTCGCGAGCGGCGAGGCGTCGTTCGTCACGGGAAGTGTCCTCACGGCTGATGGAGGCGTCTCGCTCGGCTGA
- a CDS encoding radical SAM protein — translation MNLKQLSLPELEAALAPAQPSATAVRKVFAGVFAHARPTVDAVALAPQVPRRVADLLRAQAELPSLKIVERRQAEDGFVKYLFESPLGGRIEAVRIPIFEEKYVVCVSSQVGCALACDFCMTGKLGFQRNLQTWEILDQVMQVRAEADRRVGGVVFMGMGEPLLNYKETIRAAQILSHPAGFSISGTAITFSTAGHVPAIRRYTKEGHPFRLAFSVTSAIPEKRAKVLPIEKTHPLPELIQAIREYSEARRERAMIAYVAIQGFNLEREDAEALKAAFEGIPIKVDLIDVTDPTGKYLPPTAEELSAFRDHLQILKAPIARRYSGGKEIGAACGTLAASQYGGTVLPTPAASPRQA, via the coding sequence GTGAACCTGAAACAACTGTCGCTGCCGGAGCTGGAAGCGGCGCTCGCGCCGGCCCAGCCGTCCGCGACCGCGGTCCGCAAGGTGTTCGCGGGCGTCTTCGCCCACGCCCGTCCCACGGTGGATGCCGTCGCGCTGGCGCCCCAGGTGCCGCGCCGGGTCGCGGATCTGCTCCGCGCCCAGGCGGAGCTGCCGTCCCTCAAGATTGTCGAGCGGCGGCAGGCGGAAGACGGCTTCGTGAAGTACCTCTTCGAGTCGCCGCTGGGCGGCCGCATCGAAGCGGTGCGCATCCCCATCTTCGAAGAGAAGTACGTCGTCTGCGTGTCCAGCCAGGTGGGTTGTGCGCTGGCGTGCGACTTCTGCATGACGGGCAAGCTGGGCTTCCAGCGCAACCTCCAGACCTGGGAGATTCTGGACCAGGTGATGCAGGTGCGCGCGGAGGCGGACCGGCGCGTGGGCGGCGTGGTGTTCATGGGGATGGGCGAGCCGCTGCTGAACTACAAGGAGACCATCCGCGCGGCGCAGATCCTCTCGCACCCGGCGGGGTTCTCCATCTCCGGCACGGCCATCACGTTCTCCACGGCGGGGCACGTGCCCGCGATCCGCCGCTACACGAAGGAAGGGCACCCGTTCCGTCTGGCATTCAGCGTGACGAGCGCCATCCCGGAGAAGCGCGCGAAGGTGCTCCCCATCGAGAAGACGCACCCGCTGCCGGAGCTGATCCAGGCCATCCGCGAGTACAGCGAGGCGCGGCGCGAGCGGGCGATGATTGCCTACGTGGCCATCCAGGGCTTCAACCTGGAGCGCGAGGACGCGGAGGCGCTGAAGGCGGCGTTCGAGGGCATCCCCATCAAGGTGGACCTCATCGACGTGACGGATCCGACGGGCAAGTACCTGCCGCCCACGGCGGAGGAATTGAGCGCGTTCCGGGATCACCTTCAGATTCTCAAGGCGCCCATCGCGCGGCGCTATTCGGGCGGCAAGGAGATTGGAGCGGCGTGCGGCACGCTGGCGGCGAGCCAGTACGGCGGCACGGTGCTGCCGACGCCCGCGGCTTCGCCCCGGCAGGCCTGA
- a CDS encoding anti-sigma factor family protein yields the protein MYTCKDSINLLLEFLEGEMPEEEARHLQEHLSGCKPCEEFLSTYRATPGLCKRAMALKMPREVSAKLTEFLRSKIKSCS from the coding sequence ATGTATACCTGCAAAGATTCCATCAACCTCCTGTTGGAGTTCCTCGAGGGAGAGATGCCCGAGGAGGAGGCGCGGCACCTGCAGGAGCACCTGTCGGGCTGTAAGCCCTGCGAGGAATTCCTCAGCACCTATCGGGCGACTCCCGGCCTGTGCAAGCGCGCCATGGCGCTGAAGATGCCCCGGGAAGTGTCGGCGAAGCTGACCGAGTTCCTGCGCTCGAAGATCAAGTCCTGCTCGTGA
- a CDS encoding RNA polymerase sigma factor, translating to MSQEAPQEEDRQEEDRRLLTRAQDGDVSAFEALVGLHQDRVYGLALRMTRSEADAAEITQDTFLSAYQHLKDFRGEAAFGSWVHRIAANHALMRLRHRRVAQAAEAELQAPEFTERGTLADYPVSDWSRDAEEKALDAELGQAIQQAADRLPEGYREVFLLKDVDGLSYEQIAEVTGDSIPAIKSRLHRARLALREAIDLFYNRDNRGV from the coding sequence ATGTCCCAAGAGGCTCCCCAGGAAGAAGACCGGCAGGAAGAAGACCGGCGGCTCCTGACGCGGGCCCAGGACGGTGACGTGTCCGCCTTCGAGGCCCTGGTGGGCCTGCACCAGGACCGGGTCTACGGCCTGGCGTTGCGGATGACGCGCTCGGAGGCGGACGCGGCGGAAATCACCCAGGACACCTTCCTGTCCGCCTACCAACACCTGAAGGACTTCCGGGGCGAGGCGGCCTTCGGGTCCTGGGTGCACCGCATCGCGGCCAACCACGCCCTCATGCGCCTGCGTCACCGCCGGGTGGCCCAGGCGGCGGAGGCGGAGCTCCAGGCGCCTGAGTTCACGGAGCGGGGTACCCTGGCGGACTACCCCGTCTCCGACTGGAGCCGGGACGCCGAGGAGAAGGCGCTGGACGCGGAGCTGGGGCAGGCCATCCAGCAGGCGGCCGACCGGTTGCCGGAGGGCTACCGGGAAGTCTTCCTCTTGAAAGACGTGGACGGCCTCAGCTACGAACAGATCGCAGAAGTGACGGGGGATTCCATCCCCGCCATCAAGAGCCGCCTGCACCGGGCACGGCTCGCGCTGCGAGAGGCCATCGACCTGTTCTACAACCGGGACAATCGCGGGGTGTGA
- a CDS encoding DNA-3-methyladenine glycosylase, with protein MKRLPLSFYARPTLEVARDLLGTLLVVDGVRGRRVGRIVEVEAYLGEHDLACHSSKGRTPRTEVMFGPAGRSYVYLIYGMHHCFNVVTDAPGVAAAVLVRGVEPVEGILPGERTDGPGRLCRVMGLNLNHNDLKLDSEGLHLLRGTPVPDARVERGPRIGVEYAGAWAAEPFRLWDRDSGHVSRFVSRRPRRRP; from the coding sequence ATGAAACGGCTTCCCCTGTCCTTCTACGCCCGGCCCACCCTGGAGGTGGCGCGCGACCTCCTGGGCACCCTGCTGGTGGTGGACGGCGTCCGGGGCCGGCGCGTGGGCCGCATCGTGGAGGTGGAGGCCTACCTGGGCGAGCATGACCTGGCGTGTCATTCGTCCAAGGGCCGCACGCCGCGCACGGAGGTGATGTTCGGGCCGGCGGGGCGCTCGTACGTCTACCTCATCTATGGAATGCACCACTGCTTCAACGTGGTGACGGACGCGCCCGGGGTGGCGGCGGCGGTGCTGGTGCGGGGCGTGGAGCCGGTGGAGGGCATCCTGCCCGGCGAGCGGACGGACGGGCCGGGACGGCTGTGCCGGGTGATGGGGCTGAACCTGAACCACAACGACCTGAAGCTGGACTCGGAGGGGCTGCACCTCCTGCGGGGGACACCGGTTCCGGACGCGCGGGTGGAGCGGGGGCCCCGCATCGGCGTGGAGTATGCCGGGGCGTGGGCCGCTGAACCCTTCCGGCTGTGGGACCGGGACAGTGGACACGTCAGCCGCTTCGTCTCCCGGCGGCCTCGCCGTCGGCCTTGA
- a CDS encoding 4-alpha-glucanotransferase has product MSTPGRLSGLLLPLFSLRSRTDFGIGDFGAMDGLFSWMKAARQRMLMVLPLLPTAPGDPSPYATRSAFGLNPLFIDLNQVPEFQATGGESALSDAQKQQLAEARAAARVRYDLVFPLKDAAFARAFDHFEQHEWAPRTPRAQEFQKWREAQGEWLESYALFTAISEKEDRRPWWQWPEGLRTRQPDALRAIQEQGLERRVRYHAWLQWLAEAQWNQVRAQARAKDVLLCGDEPFIIGQDSSDCWAHPDILRRDARLGVPPDDFSATGQDWGLPYFDFAAMEKDDYAWLKKRAAKAASYYDLRRVDHAVGYFRQWIRDEKNPTGYFVPGDEPTWRRQGEKHFRLLSEGAGIVAEDLGVIPPFVRQILADLKLPGYRVLRWERDDNTYRDPHAFPAVSLVTTGTHDTEPQAEWWEQAQEHERQNAARAWPEFQGVALTREFTPDIHRATLAAALNAGSDLCVLPWQDVLGTRDRINLPGTMGDANWAYRIAQNTDALLTEPQTKDAAERLAWLTASSRR; this is encoded by the coding sequence ATGTCCACTCCTGGCCGGCTCTCCGGTCTCCTGCTGCCTCTCTTCTCCCTGCGCTCGCGAACGGACTTCGGCATCGGTGACTTCGGTGCCATGGACGGGCTCTTCTCCTGGATGAAGGCCGCGCGTCAGCGAATGCTGATGGTGCTGCCCCTCCTGCCCACCGCGCCCGGCGATCCCAGCCCGTACGCCACGCGGTCCGCGTTCGGCCTGAACCCGCTCTTCATCGACCTGAACCAGGTGCCGGAGTTCCAGGCCACCGGCGGCGAGAGCGCGCTCAGCGACGCGCAGAAGCAGCAGCTGGCGGAGGCCCGCGCCGCGGCGCGCGTGCGCTACGACCTGGTGTTCCCGCTGAAGGACGCCGCGTTCGCGCGCGCGTTCGACCACTTCGAGCAGCACGAGTGGGCCCCTCGCACGCCGCGCGCCCAGGAGTTCCAGAAGTGGCGCGAGGCGCAGGGCGAGTGGCTGGAGAGCTACGCGCTCTTCACCGCCATCAGCGAGAAGGAGGACCGCCGTCCCTGGTGGCAGTGGCCCGAAGGGCTGCGCACGCGCCAGCCGGACGCCCTGCGCGCCATCCAGGAGCAGGGCCTGGAGCGCCGCGTGCGCTACCACGCCTGGCTCCAGTGGCTGGCGGAGGCGCAATGGAACCAGGTCCGCGCGCAGGCCAGGGCGAAGGACGTGCTCCTGTGCGGAGACGAGCCCTTCATCATCGGGCAGGACAGCTCCGACTGCTGGGCCCACCCGGACATCCTGCGCCGCGACGCGCGCCTGGGCGTGCCGCCGGACGACTTCTCCGCCACGGGCCAGGACTGGGGCCTGCCCTACTTCGACTTCGCCGCGATGGAGAAGGACGACTACGCGTGGCTGAAGAAGCGCGCGGCCAAGGCGGCCAGCTACTACGACCTGCGCCGCGTGGACCACGCGGTGGGCTACTTCCGCCAGTGGATCCGCGACGAGAAGAACCCCACCGGCTACTTCGTCCCCGGAGACGAGCCCACCTGGCGCCGCCAGGGTGAGAAGCACTTCCGCCTGCTGTCGGAGGGCGCGGGCATCGTCGCCGAGGACCTGGGCGTGATTCCCCCGTTCGTGCGGCAGATCCTCGCGGACCTGAAGCTGCCCGGCTACCGCGTGCTGCGCTGGGAGCGCGACGACAACACCTACCGCGACCCGCACGCCTTCCCCGCCGTGTCGCTGGTCACCACCGGCACGCATGACACGGAGCCGCAGGCGGAGTGGTGGGAGCAGGCGCAGGAGCACGAGCGCCAGAACGCCGCGCGCGCGTGGCCGGAGTTCCAGGGCGTGGCGCTGACGCGCGAGTTCACCCCGGACATCCACCGCGCCACGCTGGCCGCCGCGCTCAACGCGGGCTCGGACCTGTGCGTGCTGCCGTGGCAGGACGTGCTGGGCACGCGCGACCGCATCAACCTGCCCGGCACCATGGGCGACGCCAACTGGGCCTACCGCATCGCGCAGAACACGGACGCGCTGCTCACGGAGCCGCAGACGAAGGACGCCGCGGAGCGCCTGGCGTGGCTCACCGCCTCGTCGCGCCGCTAG
- a CDS encoding BamA/OMP85 family outer membrane protein, which translates to MADVRLLRLRSAVPLALAVLLTACATTSNQPTGPKVKSLDIEGTKKVKEGDIKDRILTSSTPWYAFWPFGKAHYFDTNAWQADLRRIERFYQAEGFYQAQVESNEVIPDGDKAVRLKVVVNEGAPTVIDRIETHGLESLGEGPDQPSQRERERILEELPVKTGDVFREETWTATKELVLQRLKDLGYAEAEVGGEVRVDVATQKAVVDLQIAPGLRYRFGNIFIATDANPQVPPRRIIEQAQGAVIKGAYFSEAALAEAQARVFRMGVFGAVKVNRGAPDRQNATVPVVVDVRESPFHSIKLGGGIGVDAARQEGRILGEWTNRNFRGGLRRLTLRGRLGYAFIPNVLAALRDDEGSDEDPVFTFTTEFEQPRFLFRDLALQASVTAEKGLQQAYSFYGGYLKTGVIWTPHPSFSVFPSYNLQLYRLKGQVSLEEGIPPITLGCENTTKDGTCDQALSFLEIAFAWDRRDDRTEPRDGYYVGFSIQKGGGPFFGQYQYVRLLPDLRYYHSIGDKKDLTLAVKLRGGTLNPAGGGQSSIVTRFFSGGATAMRGFNGQRLSPMTPLAPTYKEDDDGNVLLDANGNPILESWDTVPVGGNSLFESSVELRYMLTDSLMLAIFYDSGLVGTEALFDKNGPKLFGPEHYHAVGAGLRYLTVVGPIRLDLARRLNIGRGLPVSDPGYIYPSSGGCLGFGRKFDKTSTSADAAYAGAPEGLCAVHISIGEAF; encoded by the coding sequence GTGGCCGACGTCCGACTCCTCCGACTCCGCTCCGCCGTGCCCCTCGCGCTGGCCGTGCTGCTCACGGCGTGCGCCACCACCTCCAATCAGCCCACCGGGCCGAAGGTGAAGTCCCTGGACATCGAGGGGACGAAGAAGGTGAAGGAAGGGGACATCAAGGACCGCATCCTCACGTCCTCCACGCCCTGGTACGCGTTCTGGCCCTTCGGCAAGGCGCACTACTTCGACACCAACGCGTGGCAGGCGGACCTGCGCCGCATCGAGCGCTTCTACCAGGCGGAGGGCTTCTACCAGGCGCAGGTGGAGTCCAACGAGGTCATCCCCGACGGGGACAAGGCCGTGCGCCTCAAGGTGGTGGTCAACGAGGGCGCGCCCACCGTCATCGACCGCATCGAAACGCACGGCCTGGAGTCCCTGGGCGAGGGGCCGGACCAGCCGTCGCAGCGCGAGCGGGAGCGCATCCTGGAGGAGCTGCCGGTGAAGACCGGCGACGTGTTCCGAGAGGAGACGTGGACCGCCACCAAGGAGCTGGTGCTCCAGCGGCTCAAGGACCTGGGGTACGCGGAAGCGGAGGTCGGCGGCGAGGTGCGCGTGGACGTGGCCACGCAGAAGGCCGTGGTGGACCTGCAGATTGCCCCGGGCCTGCGCTACCGCTTCGGCAACATCTTCATCGCCACGGACGCGAACCCGCAGGTGCCGCCCCGCCGCATCATCGAGCAGGCGCAGGGCGCGGTCATCAAGGGCGCCTACTTCAGCGAAGCGGCGCTGGCGGAGGCGCAGGCGCGCGTCTTCCGCATGGGCGTGTTCGGCGCGGTGAAGGTGAACCGGGGCGCGCCGGACCGGCAGAACGCCACGGTGCCGGTGGTGGTGGACGTGCGCGAGTCGCCCTTCCACTCGATCAAGCTGGGCGGCGGTATCGGCGTGGACGCCGCGCGGCAGGAAGGCCGCATCCTGGGCGAGTGGACCAACCGCAACTTCCGCGGCGGCCTGCGAAGGCTCACGCTGCGCGGACGCCTGGGCTACGCGTTCATCCCCAACGTGCTGGCGGCCCTCCGCGACGACGAGGGCTCCGATGAGGACCCCGTCTTCACCTTCACCACGGAGTTCGAGCAGCCGCGCTTCCTCTTCCGCGACCTGGCCCTGCAGGCCTCCGTCACCGCGGAGAAGGGCCTCCAGCAGGCCTATTCGTTCTACGGCGGATATCTCAAGACAGGCGTCATCTGGACGCCCCACCCGTCCTTCTCCGTCTTCCCCTCGTACAACCTGCAGCTCTACCGGCTGAAGGGACAGGTGAGCCTGGAAGAGGGCATCCCTCCCATCACCCTCGGCTGCGAGAACACGACCAAGGATGGCACCTGCGACCAGGCGCTGAGCTTCCTGGAGATTGCGTTCGCATGGGACCGGAGAGACGACCGCACCGAGCCGCGCGACGGCTACTACGTGGGCTTCTCCATCCAGAAGGGCGGCGGCCCCTTCTTCGGGCAGTACCAGTACGTCCGGCTGCTGCCGGACCTGCGCTACTACCACTCCATTGGAGACAAGAAGGACCTGACGCTCGCGGTGAAGCTGCGCGGGGGCACGCTGAACCCGGCGGGCGGCGGCCAGAGCTCCATCGTCACCCGCTTCTTCTCCGGCGGCGCCACCGCGATGCGCGGCTTCAACGGCCAGCGGCTGTCCCCCATGACGCCGCTCGCGCCCACCTACAAGGAGGACGACGACGGCAACGTCCTGCTGGACGCGAACGGCAACCCCATCCTGGAGTCCTGGGACACGGTGCCCGTGGGCGGCAACAGCCTCTTCGAGAGCTCCGTGGAGCTGCGCTACATGCTCACGGACAGCCTGATGCTCGCCATCTTCTATGACTCCGGCCTCGTGGGCACGGAGGCGCTGTTCGACAAGAACGGCCCCAAGCTGTTCGGTCCCGAGCACTACCACGCGGTGGGGGCCGGCTTGCGCTATCTGACAGTGGTGGGCCCCATCCGACTGGACCTCGCCAGGCGCTTGAACATCGGGCGGGGATTGCCCGTCAGCGATCCCGGATACATCTATCCGTCCTCTGGTGGATGCCTGGGCTTCGGGCGCAAGTTCGACAAGACCTCGACCTCCGCCGATGCAGCGTACGCAGGTGCCCCGGAAGGGCTCTGCGCGGTCCATATCTCCATCGGAGAGGCGTTTTGA